Proteins encoded by one window of Chondromyces crocatus:
- a CDS encoding right-handed parallel beta-helix repeat-containing protein, protein MIRRRLVCSTPLFALLCAACSGQPSDDATVTITPEELESAAALTGSEPEPGIGASDAEPGISSAGARQRYGCEPGGALPGHTYLFVDAAAAPGGSGARQAPFATLQAAYLAIQSGQKAILCIAEGTYVERVGSQADRFTSGTEYTLVGGFRAGQSFAERDSVRYRTAVKAPDRASGTLVFGNVRSLTLDGLDLSGGLHGVLIASGYSAGRTLVVRNNHIHDNGIEGHHDHRGGGLRLSGTQVVIEHNLIENNAAGAGGAGIFIGSSPSSERNTRIGGTLQVSPALATIAHNIVRDNVARYDTPHGAGISVSMNAHIHHNRIEGNRGHAPLNGAGGQGVGGGIIAQYPLITVAIESNWIARNVAPKAGGGIFIDEASIGTLVNNVIVDNQGVGAICVDGRGSGNAPDDRGYATIANNTVTGNSDGAVYVLDSTVTAYNNVFWANGARDILSATSGAIPEDITLDHNVLASGCTGPALCTLGAHNRLGEDPRLLDPARGDYHLAPNSPAVRAGTSALTPAFACPGALTTPPPDDYAGVARSTTAGIDLGAFAR, encoded by the coding sequence ATGATCCGTCGCCGACTCGTCTGCTCCACCCCGCTGTTCGCCCTCCTCTGTGCCGCATGCAGCGGCCAGCCCTCGGACGACGCCACCGTGACGATCACCCCCGAGGAGCTGGAGTCGGCGGCGGCCCTCACCGGAAGCGAACCCGAGCCTGGCATCGGCGCGAGCGACGCCGAACCCGGCATCTCCTCCGCGGGCGCCCGGCAACGCTACGGCTGCGAGCCCGGCGGCGCGCTCCCGGGCCACACCTACCTCTTCGTCGACGCGGCGGCCGCGCCGGGTGGCAGCGGCGCGCGCCAGGCCCCCTTCGCCACGCTCCAGGCTGCCTACCTCGCCATCCAGAGCGGCCAGAAAGCGATCCTCTGCATCGCCGAGGGCACCTACGTCGAGCGCGTGGGCAGCCAGGCCGACCGCTTCACCTCGGGCACCGAGTACACCCTCGTCGGCGGCTTCCGGGCCGGCCAGAGCTTCGCCGAGCGCGACAGCGTCCGCTACCGCACCGCCGTGAAGGCGCCCGACCGCGCGAGCGGCACCCTCGTCTTCGGCAACGTCCGATCCCTCACCCTTGACGGCCTCGACCTCTCCGGCGGCCTCCACGGCGTCCTCATCGCGAGCGGCTACTCCGCGGGCCGGACCCTCGTCGTCCGCAACAACCACATCCACGACAACGGCATCGAGGGCCACCACGACCACCGCGGCGGCGGCCTCCGCCTCTCCGGGACGCAGGTCGTGATCGAGCACAACCTCATCGAGAACAACGCCGCGGGCGCAGGCGGCGCAGGCATCTTCATCGGCTCCTCGCCCTCCTCCGAGCGCAACACCCGCATCGGCGGCACCCTCCAGGTCAGCCCGGCCCTCGCGACGATCGCCCACAACATCGTCCGCGACAACGTCGCCCGCTACGACACCCCCCACGGCGCCGGCATCTCCGTGAGCATGAACGCCCACATCCACCACAACCGCATCGAGGGCAACCGCGGCCACGCCCCCTTGAACGGCGCCGGCGGCCAGGGCGTGGGCGGTGGCATCATCGCCCAGTACCCCCTCATCACCGTCGCCATCGAGTCCAACTGGATCGCGCGCAACGTCGCCCCCAAGGCCGGCGGCGGCATCTTCATCGACGAGGCCTCCATCGGCACCCTCGTCAACAACGTCATCGTCGACAACCAGGGCGTCGGCGCCATCTGCGTCGACGGCCGCGGCTCGGGCAACGCCCCTGACGACCGCGGCTACGCCACGATCGCGAACAACACCGTCACGGGCAACTCCGACGGCGCCGTCTACGTCCTCGACTCGACCGTCACCGCTTACAACAACGTCTTCTGGGCCAACGGCGCGCGCGACATCCTGTCCGCCACGAGCGGCGCCATCCCCGAGGACATCACCCTCGATCACAACGTCCTCGCCTCGGGCTGCACCGGCCCCGCCCTCTGCACCCTGGGCGCTCACAACCGCCTCGGCGAGGACCCCCGCCTCCTCGACCCGGCCCGCGGTGACTACCACCTCGCCCCGAACAGCCCCGCCGTCCGTGCGGGCACCTCGGCCCTCACCCCGGCCTTCGCCTGCCCTGGCGCGCTCACCACCCCCCCGCCGGACGACTACGCCGGCGTCGCCCGCTCCACCACCGCGGGCATCGACCTCGGCGCCTTC
- a CDS encoding SDR family oxidoreductase has translation MAFDTMEGRIVVLTGATGGIGKAAAIALARSGASVVLVCRDRARGEALQAEIREATGKETDLFLADLGVQAEVRRVAGELLGRYPRIHVLINNAGLVNLEREVTVDGIEATLAVNHLGPFLLTNLLLERLRESAPARIVNVSSDAHRFAPLDLDDLQNERRYGWMRVYGQSKLCNILFTRELSRRLAGSGVTVNSVHPGAVATGLGKNNGVWAKRIIGLLKPFFLTPEQGADTAVYLASARELEGVSGEYYVKRKVKRPAAHALDDVTARKLWERSEALTGLPADKASAG, from the coding sequence ATGGCGTTCGATACGATGGAAGGGCGGATCGTGGTGCTCACCGGCGCGACGGGAGGCATCGGGAAGGCGGCGGCGATCGCGCTGGCACGGAGCGGGGCCTCGGTGGTGCTGGTGTGCCGGGACCGCGCCCGGGGCGAAGCGCTGCAGGCCGAGATTCGCGAGGCGACGGGCAAGGAGACGGACCTTTTTCTGGCCGATCTCGGGGTGCAGGCGGAGGTGCGGCGGGTCGCAGGGGAGCTTCTCGGGCGCTACCCGCGCATCCACGTGCTGATCAACAACGCCGGGCTGGTGAACCTGGAGCGGGAGGTGACGGTCGACGGGATCGAGGCCACGCTGGCGGTGAACCATTTGGGGCCGTTCCTGCTGACGAACCTGCTGCTCGAAAGGCTGCGGGAGAGCGCGCCGGCCCGCATCGTGAACGTGTCGTCCGACGCCCACCGGTTCGCGCCGCTCGATCTCGACGATCTCCAGAACGAGCGCCGCTACGGGTGGATGCGGGTGTACGGGCAGTCGAAGCTCTGCAACATCCTGTTCACGCGAGAGCTTTCGCGTCGGCTCGCCGGGAGCGGGGTGACGGTGAACAGCGTGCATCCAGGGGCGGTGGCGACGGGGCTCGGCAAGAACAACGGGGTGTGGGCGAAGCGCATCATCGGCCTGCTGAAGCCGTTCTTCCTGACGCCCGAGCAAGGGGCGGACACGGCGGTGTACCTGGCCAGCGCGCGGGAGCTGGAGGGGGTGAGCGGGGAGTACTACGTGAAGCGCAAGGTGAAGCGGCCAGCGGCGCACGCGCTGGACGACGTCACGGCGAGGAAGCTCTGGGAGCGGAGCGAGGCGCTGACGGGGCTCCCGGCCGACAAGGCGTCGGCTGGGTAA